The region CGGCTACGGCGCGTCGTTCCGCCTTGCCCCGCGGGCGCATCACGCGCCTCGGTGCACACGGGACTTCCGCGCCGGCACACTAGCGCCGCAGGCCCGTGGCAACGCCCGCCGCGTTCGCGCCGATGGGTATGGCGCGCTCCACCGTGCGGCTGGCGGCGTCTATCACCACCAGCGCGCCGGCGTTCGCCGCGGCGCCCGCGGGCGCCCAGTCGCCGTCGGTGTTGTTGGCGCTCACGAACACGCGCCGGCCGTCGGCCGAAACCACCGAGCCGTGCGGCTGCGCGAGCGCGGGGTGACGCACCTCGCCCACGATGCGCTGGGTGCCGACGTCGATCACGTGCACCACGCCTCCGCGCTTGGACGGCACCCACAGCGTGCGTCCGTCGGGCGAGAACGACGCGTGCCACGGCTCGCCGCCCACGTGCACCACGCCCGACGGCGTGGGCCGGTCCGCGTCGTCCACGCGGAAGAACATCACGTCTCCGGAGAGCTGCCCGGTGGCAGCCAGTAGCGGCTGCGTGGGTGACACGGTGATCTGCACCACGGCGTGCGTCGGGCCCGCGAGGTCGATCAGCTCGGCAGCCTCGTCGCGGACCGCCGCGAGCCGGTTTTCACCCAGGCTCGAGGAGTACGCGGTGCCGGTGCGCTGATCGTACGCCAGCGCGTGCGGGCGCGGGAAGAACACGTCGATCTCCTCGATGGACATGTCCTCGCGCCGCACGACGCCGATCCGCGCCGGCGGGTTCACGGCCGCCATGGACCGGCCCACGTACAGCACGCCGCCGGCCCGGTCCAGCGCCATCAGCCCCGGCGCCTGGAACTCCGCCGAGCCCTCCAGCTCGCCGTCGGGAGTCAGCTTGACCACCCGGTTCTCGGCGATCAGCGAAACGTAGATGGCCGACCCGTCGGGCTCGGTCGCGACGTGGTGCGGCTTGGAGTTGGCGCCGAATCCCAGCGCCTGCAGGTCGATCCTGCGGACCACCTCCAGCGAGCGGGCGTCAACGGCGGTGACCGTCGCGGCGCCCTGTTCGGCGACCCACACCAGCTCGCGGTCGGCGGGCGGGCGGGCGTCGGTGGGCACCACGCCCGGCGAGCTGCACGCACCGGCGCCGGCCAGCAGCAGGGCCGCCGCCAGGGCGGCCCCCCGGCCGGGGCCGGCCGGCGCGGGGCGCACGCCGTCCCGCCCGGCCAGCGCGCCTCGATCGCTCACGAAACCGGCTCCTGCTTGCGCAGGAAGAAGATCCCCAGCCGTCCGCCCGAGATCACGATGGTGCCGCTGTCGAAGTAGGGGTAGGTGCTCCACGAGCCGTCGAACACCGCGCGGTCGCCGCCGTACGGCACGGTGTCGAAGAAGCCCACCTCCTGCGGGTTCTCCGGATCCGAAATGTCCAGGATGCGGAGCCCCGAGGTGTAGTTGGATTCGTAGGCGTAGTCGCCCTTGATGTAGAGGTTGTGGTCGATCGACTTGGTCGGCCCGAAGTATTCCTTCACCAATTGCGGGTCGTCCAGGTCGCTCACGTCCCAGATGAGCGTGCGGGTGTTCTCCACCTTGCCCTGCAGCTCGTCCAGCTCGTCGTCCATGTAGAGGTAGCGGTGGTCGTCGGTCAGCCACGCCTGGTGCGTGTAGCCGACGTTGGGGTACTCCGCGCGCGAAATGGCCAGCGGAGCCGCCTTGTCGCTCACGTCCGCGATGCTGAGCGCGGTCTCGTTGGAGCCGAAGCAGATCTCCTTGCCCGCGTGGTCCTCGTCCGGACCGGCGTACATGACGCACTGGGCGTCGTGCGAGTAGCCCGTGCCGGCGCGGCCCGTGGACGGATCCTGGAAGCAGCCGACGAACGTCGGGTTCGAGGCGTCGCGGATGTCCACGATGTGGAGGCCGCCGCCGCACGTTTCGCCGCCGCCCCGGGCGCCCACGATGTAGGCGAAGCCCGAGCCCTCGTTGATCACGATGTTGTGCGCGCTCGCGATGTTCTCGTAGAGCACGTCGGGCTCGAAGGTGACCGGCAGGTCCGACGCTTCCAGGTCGCGGATCTGGCGCAGGTCGAGCACCTGCATGCCGTGCTGGCCGGCGCCGTCGGCGACCACGTAGACGTGGTCCTCGTAGACCTTCATGTCCCGCCAGGCGGCCGAGTTGGAGCCCGGCGTCATGGGCAGGTCGCCGACGTAGGTGGGGTTGGCGGCGTCGGTGATGTCCACGATGGACAGCCCGTCGATACGGCCGACCAGGGCGTATTCACGGCTTGTCTCGCCGTCGGTCCAACCCCACACGTCGTTGAGACGAATGCCCCGGCCGCCGCCGATCTCCGACACCGGCAGGAAGGACACCAGGTCCACCTGCTCGCACGACCACAGCGCGGCCTCGCCGCTCGCGCACGCCACCTCGCCGCCGGTGACGGCCTCGAGGCTCTCCGGCTCGCTGGCCAGGACCGCCACCTCGTTCCAGGCGTCTCCCTCGCGCGCGAACACGAGCGCCGAGCCGGCGCCGTTGTCGTCGCTGGGCGCGCCCACCACCGCCACGTCGCCCGCCACCGAGAGCGACCCGGCGAAGCCGGTGCCGCGCAGGCCGTCCTCGCGGCCGAACATGCTCGCCTTCGTGATCGCCCCGTCGGCGTCCCGCTCGAACACGTAAACCGCGCCGCGGAAGCCGTTGGCGCGCGAGCCGCCGATCATGATGCGGTTCCCCTCGGCGTGGATGGTGCCGCCGAAGCGATCCCGCCCCGTGGGCGCGAAGGGCGCCAGCGCCCCGCCCGGGTTCCACGCGCCGGACTCTGCGTCGCGGGCGAAGATGAGTACCATGCCCGTGCCGTTGCGGTTGGGCGCTGCCACGAGCGCCTCGTCGGGGCCGTTCAGAGCCACCGTGGAGCCGAGCGCGGCGTTCTCGCTCAAGGCGCGCACCGTGAGCTTGCCGCTCTCGACCCAAGCGCCGTCCTCGCGCGTGAACACGTAGACCGCGCCTACCCCCTGGGTCTCGCCGGCCGCCTGGCCGGGCGCTCCCACCAGCGCCACGTCCCCGAGGACCGCCATCGACGCGCCGAACCTGTCGCCGTCGGCGACGTCCTCGGCGCTCAGGGAGCCGGCTCCCACCCAGCCGTCGTCGGCCCACGTGAACGCGCTCACCGAGCCGTCCCTCCCCGCCACAAGCAGCGAGCCGTCGTCCAGCGCCAGCGCGCTGCCCATGCGCGCCCCGTCGGCGGCACCCGCGAAGGCCACGCGGCCCGCTTGCGCCAGTCCGTCCCCTTCGCGCCGGAAGGTGTAGACGGCGCCGCGCCCGTCGTCCTGTCCGGGCGCGGAGATCACGAGCAGGTCGCCGCCGGCCGCCAGCGCGGAGCCGAAGCGGTCCTCTTCCTGCCAGTCGGACGGCGTGATGCGGCCGACCTCGGCCCAGCCGTCGTCGCCCTGGCGGTACGCGTACACGACCGCGGGCCCGATCAGGTTGTTGGATTCGGCCACCACGATGTCGTCGCCGAAGCGAGCGACGGTCGCTCCGTAGCCCGTGCGGAGCGCCTGGGCGTCGAGCGTCGCGGTGGTGGAGACAGCCAGGATGGCGAGCGCGAAGGCGGCTCGGAACTCGAGATTCTTCATGACACCCGGGATTCGGGGGAGCGCCGGACGGCGGCCGATTTTTCAGAGACGCCCCGTATACGCGCGAGGGCCCCCAAATGTGCCGTCCGGCGTCAGGCGGCACGTGCTGCCGTTCCGGCAGGGTGCGCCGGAACGGCCCTTGCCCGAAGCGAAGGCGACGCCGGCGCTGCGTCCGTTCTGTAGACGTGGCGCGCCGCCGATTGGTTGGGACCGGTACGCCGGAACAGGCAGGGGAGCGAACCAAATGAAGAAGCGTTTCGATTGGGGTGAGCCGTGGGACAGCGTCAGCGACGCCGTCAACCGCGTGATCGAAGATTTCGGGGGCATGGCCGAGCAGACCGTGGTGCAGCTCTCGTGCAGGCCGTCGGTTGCGTTGCGCAAGAGCACGGCGGGCTACGCGCTGGACGTCCTCGTGCCGGGGCTCGCGCGCGATCAGGTGGACGTCGCGCTGGAGGGCAAGACCGTGATCGTGAGCGGCGAGTGGCCCGCGCGCGCCGACGAGGACGTCGATACCCTGCTGCGCGACGAGTTCCCGCGCGGCCGCTTCCGCCGCACCGTGCACCTGCCCGAGGCGGTGGACGCCGACGGCGTGAAGGCCAAGCTGGCGGGCGGCATCCTGTCCGTGGAGCTGCCGCTCAGCGAGCCGTCCCAGCGCACCGAGATCGAGGTCGAAGAGGTCGACGAGGGCGACGAGGGCGACGCTTCCTGAGCGCGCTGCGCCAGGGAGACGGCCCTGCCAATCAGGCCGGGGGGTGACGCGCACGCGAGCGCGCGCCCATTTGAATGGATGGTCGCCGTGGCCGAGCCGGCCGCGGCGACCTCCCATCGACGGGGGAGTCGGTGAACCAGGATAGACTGACCATAAAGGCCGGCGAGGCCCTTCAGGCCGCCGCCACCGAGGCCCGCAAGCGCGGCAACCCCGCGCTGGAAGACGTCCATCTGCTCAGCGCGCTGATGGCGCAGGACGAGACCATCGTCGTGCCCGTCCTGCGCAAGGTAGGCGCGGACGTGCCCGACCTCGGGCGCGCGCTGCTGGAGCGCTTGGACCGCCTCCCCAAGCAGTCCGGTACGGTGCAGCCGTCGCTGGGGCGCGAGACGACGGCGGTTCTCGACGCCGCCGAAGAGGAGGCTCGCTCCCTCGCGGACGAGTACGTGTCCACCGAGCACCTGCTGATCGCCCTGGCCGCGGTGGGGTCGGACACCCGCGAACTGCTGGCCGAGCGCGGCGCGGACGCGGACGCGCTGCGTCAGGCGATCCAGGCGGTGCGCGGCCCGCACCGCGTCACCGACCAGGATCCCGAAGGGAAGTATCGCGCGCTGGAGCGCTTCAGCCGCGACCTCACCGACGCCGCCCGCGACGGCAAGCTGGACCCCGTCATCGGGCGCGACGAGGAGATCCGCCGGGTCGTGCAGGTGCTGAGCCGGCGCACCAAGAACAACCCGGTCCTGATCGGCGAGCCGGGCGTGGGCAAGACCGCCATCGTGGAGGGCCTCGCCCAGCGCATCGTGAGCGGCGACGTGCCCGAGTCCCTCCAGCACAAGACGCTCATCGCGCTGGACATCGGCGCGGTCCTGGCCGGCGCCAAGTACCGCGGCGAGTTCGAGGAGCGCTTCAAGGCGGTGCTCAAGGAGATCACCGAGGCCGAAGGCCGCTTCGTGGTCTTCCTGGACGAGCTGCACACCATCGTGGGGGCCGGCGCCGCCGAGGGCGCCGTGGACGCCGGCAACATGCTCAAGCCGGCGCTCGCGCGCGGCGAGCTGAGGGTCGTCGGCGCCACAACGCTGGACGAGTACCGCAAGCACATCGAGAAGGACGCGGCGCTGGAGCGGCGCTTCCAGCAGGTGTACGTGGGCGAGCCGTCCGTGGAGGACACGGTGGCGATCCTGCGCGGCCTCAAGGAGCGCTACGAGGTGCACCACGGCGTGCGCATCACCGACGGCGCCATCGTCGCCGCGGCCAAGCTCAGCGATCGCTACATCGGCGGGCGTTTCCTGCCCGACAAGGCCATCGACCTGATGGACGAGGCGGCCAGCCGCCTGCGCATCGAGATCGACTCCCTGCCGCAGGAGATCGACGAGGTGGAGCGGCGCATCATGCAGCTCGACATCGAGCGCACGGCGCTGGAGAAGGAGGAGGAGGCCGGTGCCGTGGAGCGCCGCGACCGCATCGACCAGGAGCTGGCCGAGCTGCGCGAGCGCGCCGGGGCCATGAAGGCGCGCTGGCAGGCGGAGAAGGACCAGATCACCCATATCCGCACCCTCAAGGGGCGCATCGACGAGCTGCGCATCGAGGCGGAGCGGGTCACCCGCACCGGCGACCTCGCGCGCGCCGCCGAAATCCAGTACGGGGAGATCCCGCAGCGCGAGACCGAGCTGGAGGAAGCGGCCGCGCGACTGGACGAGGCCCAGGCCGAGTCGCGTTTCCTGAAGGAAGAGGTGGAAGCGGAAGACGTGGCCGATGTCGTGTCGCGCTGGACCGGTATACCCGTGACCCGGATGCTCGAGTCCGAGCGCGAGAGGCTGACCAACCTGGAGGGCGTCCTCGGCACCCGCGTGATCGGCCAGGACGAGGCGGTCGGAGCGGTGGCCAACGCCGTGCGCCGAAGCCGCGCGGGTTTGCAGGACCCCAACCGACCCATCGGCAGCTTCATCTTCCTCGGCCCCACCGGGGTCGGCAAGACCGAGACCGCCCGCGCGCTGGCGGAGTTCCTGTTCGACGACCAGGACGCGATGGTGCGCATCGACATGTCCGAGTACATGGAAAGGCACGCCGTGGCTCGGCTGATCGGAGCGCCCCCCGGCTACATCGGCTACGACGAGGGCGGCCAACTCACCGAGGCGGTGCGCCGGCGCCCTTACGCGGTGGTGCTGTTCGACGAGATCGAGAAGGCCCACCCGGACGTCTTCAACGTGCTGCTCCAGATCCTGGACGACGGCCGCCTGACGGACTCCCAGGGGCGCACCGTGGACTTCCGCAACGTCGTCGTCATCATGACCTCGAACCTGGGCAGCCCGATGATCCTGGAGCGCGCGATGAGCCAGGACTGGGCCGAGGTCGAGGACGCCGTGCGCGGCGAGATGCGCAGGCACTTCCGGCCCGAGTTCCTCAACCGCATCGACGACGTCATCGTATTCCGGCCGCTGGGCCGCGAGCAGATCGGCCGCATCGTCGAGATCCAGTTGCGCCACCTGGGCGCGTTGCTCGCCGACCGCGAGATCACGCTCTCGGTGAGCGACGCCGCCAAGGCGCGCATCGCCGACGAGGGATTCGACCCGGTGTTCGGCGCGCGCCCGCTGAAGCGGGCGATCCAGCGGCTGGTACAGAACCCGCTCGCGCTTGAAGTGCTCGAGGGGCGCTTCGGCGACGGCGACAGCGTGGTCGTGGACGTCTCCGCGGAGGGCGACGGTCTGACCTTCCGGGCGGGCGAGGCGGCGGAGCCACAGAAGGCCGTTGCGGAGAGCCTCGCACCCGCATAAGCTTGCCCAATCTGGTCGGGGTGGGGTGAGTCACGTGGAGAGAGAGCCAGGTTCATGCGCAGCAGCGTGCCAGCAGTTTGTCTGCTCGCGGCCTTCGCCGGGGGGTGCGTGAGTCAGACCGTCTCCGTGGGCGAGATGACGCCCGGCCCGGATGCCGTTGCCCCCTCCCTCGTCGTAGAACGCTTCCTGCAGGCCGTCAACGCCCGAGATGTGGGTACGCTCGGGCGTCTCTTCGGCACGCGCGATGGGCCCATCGCCGACCGGGATGACCGGGACGCGGTGGAGCAGCGCATGTTCACGCTGGCGTCACTGCTCCGGCACCAGGACTACTCGATCCTGGGCGATCGGGTGGTGCCCGGCAGGGTCACCGAGGCGTTGGACATCATGACGACGCTGCAGCAGGGAGGGCGATCGGTGGCGGTGCCGTTCACGCTGGTGCGGACGCGCGACGGCGGGTGGCTGGTGGAGCGGATCGACACGGGAGAGTTGTCGCGGCGCTAGCGCGCGCGACTGGCGGGCGGCGGTACACTAGGAATCCTGAATCAGTTCGATGAGGACGCCGACGGTGGAGCGGGGGTGCAGGAAGGCCACGAGATGGCCACCGGCACCGAGCCGCGGCGTTTCGTCCACGAGTAGGACCCCGGCCGACCCGAGTCGGCGCAGCGTGGCGGGCAGGTCGGGGACCCGGTACGCCAGGTGGTGGATGCCGGGACCCCGTCGCTCGAGGTGGCGTGCGACGGGAGTGTCGGGGCCCGTCGGCTCGAGGAGCTCGAGCCGGCCGGGGCCGTCGCCGAGGAACTGGACTCGGACGCCCTGGGCTTCGATGACTTCGACGGGGGAGGCGGGTCCTCCGACGATTTCGAGAAGCGTCGCCCGCGCTTCGTCGAGCGAGGCGACGGCGACGCCGACGTGATCCAAAGGGAACATGCGGGGTATTTGTAACCAGTGAAGTAGCAGGGTCCCGATTCGGGGCCCGCACGATTGCCCGGATGTTGCGCAGTTGATAGCACGTGAGCAAGCGCCGAGCATGTACACGAGGGTCCGAGCGGCGGTAGGCTTCGGGGCCTCACACCCAGACCAGGGGGAGAACGTGGAGAACGGTAGAGTCGTCGAAATCACAGATGGCAACTTCGACGACGAAATTGCGGGTGGGGAAGGGCTGGTGATGGTGGATTTTTGGGCGGCCTGGTGCGGCCCTTGTCGCATGGTGGCCCCGGTGGTGGCGCAACTCGCCGAGGAGTACGACGGGCGCGTCAAGGTCGGGAAGCTGGATGTGGACGCCAACCAGCGCACGGCGATCAAGTTCAACGTGCGCTCCATTCCCAGCATCCTCTTCTTCCACAACGGAGAGCACGTCGACACCGTCATTGGCGCGGTGCCGAAGCCGCACCTCGAGCGCCGGCTGGTGGAGCATCTCGCCCGTTCGGGCGCGAACGAGGCCGCGGGCTGAGGCCACTCGGGGCGGTCCTGTCCGCCCTCAGAGAAGTAACTCTCCGCGACCCGCCCGCGCGTCCGACTTGCCGACGCGCGGGCGGGTTTCTACATCCCGTCTCTCCATGATCGATACCATGCCGCACCAGAAGGCCCTGCTCCCGCGCACGAAGCTGCGCTGGGTGGACCTGCAGGCGCTCCTGAACGACGGCAAGATCGCGCGGGCCTCGCGGCTGCCCACGGTGCTGTCCCTGCATCTCGGCGAGCAAACCGACGTGATCATGCTCCGCGACGGCGATCCGGTCACGGCGGCTCGGATCGAGCCCGGCGGGCGCCGGGTGGTGCGCGTGGACTCGGTGGTGCGGTTCGCCGAGCGCGAGCGGGAGCGCGCCGAGGTGGCGTTCTATCAGGTGAGCGAGGGCCAGCAGCGCGCGATGTGGGCTACGCTGGACCCCGAGGTGGAGGCCGGCGAGCCCATCGCCGCGGCGCGGCTGGCGGCCTCGGCTCGGGCGTCCGGGGGCGACGGCGTGGCGGAGATTCAGGCTGGCGGCGTGTTCCACTACGTGGTGTTCGAGGACGGCACTCCGGTGCAGGTGTTCGGCGTGGGGCTGGCCGACGGCACCGAGCCCGCGGCCGCCCTCGAGACGCTGGCGCGGCGCCACGGGGCCGCTCCGGTGCGCCTTTTCGGTCCCCCGCGCGACCCGCCCCCGCAGGCGCCGGCGGCGCTGTTCAGTCTGTACGAACGGCTCGTTCAACGGCTCGGACACGAGGTCGCGCGGGCTATCGGCACCGAGGCGACGACGGATTGCTTCACGGCGGCCCGCGGACGCCTGGAGGAGACTTCGCCCGTGCTGGCGTCGTTCGCCGTCCACAGAGACGGACGCGTGGTGGCTGACGACGCCGTGGTCACGCGCGCCGAGCTCAGCGACGCGGTCGCGGAATGGATCCGCGCCATCCTGAAGGGCGCCACCGACCGGGGCCTGCGCGACGTGCTCGAGGTGGCCGGTCGCGCGGTGGAGCCCGACCGTCACGCGCTGACCGCCCAGGGCATGGTCGCCCGCCTGCTCGACGACTGACGGCCCGATGGGAACCCTGTTCGTCGTCGCGACGCCCATCGGCAACCTGGAGGATCTGTCGGCGCGCGCGGCGCGCGTCCTCGGCGAAGTCGCCCTGGTGCTGGCCGAGGACACCCGCCGCACGCGTATCCTGCTGGACCACATCGGCGCCCGCACGCGCCTGCTGTCGGCGCATCAGCACAACGAGACGCGGCGCGTGGACGAGGTCCTGAAGAGGCTCGCCGCGGGCGAGGACCTGGCGCTGGTGTCCGACGCGGGGACGCCAGTCGTGAGCGACCCCGGCGGCCGTCTCGTCCGCGCGGTGGCCGCGGCGGGGCACTCCGTGGTGCCCATCCCAGGCCCGTCCGCGCCGGTCGCGGCGCTGTCCGCCAGCGGCCTGCCCGCCGACCGCTTCGTGTTCCTGGGGTTTCCGCCACGGGGCGGAGCAGAGCGCCGCGCGTTGCTGGCCCGCGTGGCCGAGTCCGCCGACACCGCCGTCCTTTTCGAGGCGCCGGGTCGGCTGCTGGACCTGCTGGAGGACCTGGCCGGCGCGTGCGGCGAGGGTCGCGCGGTGGCGGTCGCGCGGGAGCTGACCAAGATCCACGAGGAGGTCCGGCGCGGAACCTTGGCCGAAGTCGCCGCTTATTACCGAGAAGAACCGCCCCGCGGCGAGGTCGTCGTCGTCGTGGGTGGCGCCGCGCCAACCGTGGAGGAGGAGACGCTGTCGGATCGGGTGGCGGTGGTGCTGGCGGACGCACTGCTGGATCACGGGGTGAAGCCGAGCGCCGCGGCCCGCGAAGTGGCACGCAGGACCGGCCTTCCCCGCAACCGTGCCTACGAGGTCGTGCACGCCCGAGCGCGTGAGCGGCCGGAGGAAGGGTAGATTGAGGGGACGCGTCTCGGCCCGCCTAGTCCTGGCGTGCGCCGTCCCGCTGGCGCTGGCCGGCGCATCCGCGCGCGGCACTCCCGGCGCGGGGCCCGCCGTCGCCGTGGTGCAGTACGACGGCGGGGGCGACTGGTACGCCAACCCGTCGGCGCTCCCCAACCTCCTGCGCGAGGCGCGTGCCCGCACCGGCATAGCCTTCCCCGAGAGAGCGGAGACCGTGCGCCTGGACGACCCAGGGCTGCGCGACTTCCCGTACCTGTACCTCACCGGTCACGGCAACATCGCCCTGGCCGACGCCGACGTCTTGCGGCTGCGCGCCTACCTGGAGGACGGGGGCTTCCTGCACGCCGACGACAACTACGGCCTGGACGAGAGCTTCCGGCGCGAGATGGGGCGCGTCCTGCCCGAGGCCGATTTCGTGGAGCTGCCCGCGGACCACCCCGTCTACCACTCCTTCTACGACCTGGAGGGGCTGCCCAAGGTCCACGAACACGACGGCGCCCCGCCGCAGGGCCTGGGCCTGTTCCACGGCGGACGCCTGGTCGTCTTCTACAGCTTCGAGTCGGACCTGGGGGACGGCTGGGAGGACGCCGACGTGCACGGCGACGCCGCGCACGTGCGGGAAGCCGCGTTCCGCATGGGCGTGAACCTGCTCGTGTTCGTGCTGGCGCAGCCGGCGCGCTGATGGCCGCGCGGAGGGTGCCGTGAGCCCGCAGGAGTTCTGGACTCGACTCGCGGCCGCCAGGAGCCGGCTGCGCCGGAGCGCGGCCGCCTCGGTGGCGCTCGCGGCGCTGCTCGCCGTGCCCGCGCTCATGGTCGTCGCCTGGCTGGCGGTACCCATGACCGCGTGGGACCGGCCCAGTCCGCTGCCGCTCGCCGCGTCGCTGGTGGCGCTCGGCGCCGGCGCGGCGCTCGCCACGGTCGGCGTCCGCAGGTGGCTCGCGCCGCTCGACGAGGCGACGGTCGCGGGAGCCGCCGAGGCGGCCCGCGGCCTGCCGGAAGGGAGCCTGCGCGGCGCGCTCGAGCTGCGCGGTGGGACGCCCGTCGGGACGTCGCCTTCGCTGGCCAGGCTGTCCGAGCGCGCCCTGGTGGAGCGCGTGGGCCGCGCGACGCCGAGCGAGCTGGCGGGCAGCCTGGGGGAGCGCGCTTCCAGGCGGCTGCGTCGGCTGGGGGCGGGGGTGCTGACTCTGGCGCTCGCCGTGGCGGCGCTCGGCGCCAGCGATTCGTCCCGAGCGCGCGCCGCGTGGGCGCCGCTGCTGCGCCCGCTGAGGGCCCTGGCGCCGCCCGATCTGCCTCCGCTGGAGGTGTCTCCGGGCCACGCGCGCGTCGCCCGCGGGGACACCTTGGCGGTCACCATCTCGGCGCCCGAGCGCAGGGTCGTGTCGCTGCACTGGCGAGCCCAGGGCGAGCTCCCGGGGCGCGCTCGCCTGGCCGTGGACGGCGGCGGCGCCGCGGGCGTGATCGGCCCCGTGGAGGCGCCCACGCGCTACTGGGTGAACGCGCCCGACGGCGCGGTGTCCGACACCTTCGTGGCCGAGCCGCTCGACCCCCTGCTGCTGTCCAGCCTGACCGTCGATGTGGCCTACCCGGCGTACCTGGGCCGGCCGGCGGACCGCTTCCAGGGCGAGCCGCCGCCGCTGGTGCTCCCCGAAGGAGCGACGCTGCGCCTGCGCGGCACCGCCACGCGGCCGCTGGGCTCCGCGGCGCTGCGCGGCCCGGGCGGGGAGTCGCCCCTGGCCGTGGACGGCGACCGCTTCGACGGGCGCCTGAGGCCGGCGCAGTCCGGGACCTTCGGCTGGGCGCTGGTGGACGCCGCCGGCGAGGCGAGCCCCGCGCCGCCGCCGCCGCTCCAGATCGCGCTGGTGCCGGACAGCGCGCCGTGGGTGCAGGTGCGCTTCCCGGGCGAGGACACGGAGGTCGGCCCGGACATGCGCCAGCCGATAGTGGCCCACGCCGGCGACGACCACGGGTTGCGCCGCGCAGCTCTCGTCAGTTGGCGGGTGGACGCTTTCGGCCAGCGCGACAGCGCCGTGCGCGCCCCCATCCAACTCGGCGGAGTGCCCGCCACGGCGGCGCTGCACTCGGTGCTCGAGGCCACCGGTCGGCGGCTGCTTCCGGGCGGCCGGCTGGAGTACTTCGTGGAGGTCACCGACGACGGGCCGCGCGCGCAGACCGCGCGTTCGGCCACGTTCGCGTTGCGCTTCCCGAGCGCCGACGAGCTCAGGCACCGCGTCGGTGAGGAGGCGGACGATCTGCTCAGCGGCGCCGACGACCTGTCGCGCACCGCGCGCGAGCTGGAGCGCGCGACGCGCGAGCTCCAGCGCCGCATGCAGGCCGGCGAGAACCGCGAATCGGGGCGCTCGGGCGGCGGGCGCGACGCCGACGAGGGAGACCGCAAGTCCACCCTGGAATTCGAGCGCGCCGAGGACGCCCGCAGCGTCCTGGACCAGCAGGAGGCGCTGCTGGAGGAAGCACAGGCGCTGCGCGAGCAGATGGAGAAGCTGAGCGACCTGTCGGAGTCCGCCGGCCTG is a window of Gemmatimonadota bacterium DNA encoding:
- the trxA gene encoding thioredoxin, which translates into the protein MENGRVVEITDGNFDDEIAGGEGLVMVDFWAAWCGPCRMVAPVVAQLAEEYDGRVKVGKLDVDANQRTAIKFNVRSIPSILFFHNGEHVDTVIGAVPKPHLERRLVEHLARSGANEAAG
- a CDS encoding Hsp20/alpha crystallin family protein, producing the protein MKKRFDWGEPWDSVSDAVNRVIEDFGGMAEQTVVQLSCRPSVALRKSTAGYALDVLVPGLARDQVDVALEGKTVIVSGEWPARADEDVDTLLRDEFPRGRFRRTVHLPEAVDADGVKAKLAGGILSVELPLSEPSQRTEIEVEEVDEGDEGDAS
- the clpB gene encoding ATP-dependent chaperone ClpB; this translates as MDGRRGRAGRGDLPSTGESVNQDRLTIKAGEALQAAATEARKRGNPALEDVHLLSALMAQDETIVVPVLRKVGADVPDLGRALLERLDRLPKQSGTVQPSLGRETTAVLDAAEEEARSLADEYVSTEHLLIALAAVGSDTRELLAERGADADALRQAIQAVRGPHRVTDQDPEGKYRALERFSRDLTDAARDGKLDPVIGRDEEIRRVVQVLSRRTKNNPVLIGEPGVGKTAIVEGLAQRIVSGDVPESLQHKTLIALDIGAVLAGAKYRGEFEERFKAVLKEITEAEGRFVVFLDELHTIVGAGAAEGAVDAGNMLKPALARGELRVVGATTLDEYRKHIEKDAALERRFQQVYVGEPSVEDTVAILRGLKERYEVHHGVRITDGAIVAAAKLSDRYIGGRFLPDKAIDLMDEAASRLRIEIDSLPQEIDEVERRIMQLDIERTALEKEEEAGAVERRDRIDQELAELRERAGAMKARWQAEKDQITHIRTLKGRIDELRIEAERVTRTGDLARAAEIQYGEIPQRETELEEAAARLDEAQAESRFLKEEVEAEDVADVVSRWTGIPVTRMLESERERLTNLEGVLGTRVIGQDEAVGAVANAVRRSRAGLQDPNRPIGSFIFLGPTGVGKTETARALAEFLFDDQDAMVRIDMSEYMERHAVARLIGAPPGYIGYDEGGQLTEAVRRRPYAVVLFDEIEKAHPDVFNVLLQILDDGRLTDSQGRTVDFRNVVVIMTSNLGSPMILERAMSQDWAEVEDAVRGEMRRHFRPEFLNRIDDVIVFRPLGREQIGRIVEIQLRHLGALLADREITLSVSDAAKARIADEGFDPVFGARPLKRAIQRLVQNPLALEVLEGRFGDGDSVVVDVSAEGDGLTFRAGEAAEPQKAVAESLAPA
- a CDS encoding DUF4159 domain-containing protein produces the protein MRGRVSARLVLACAVPLALAGASARGTPGAGPAVAVVQYDGGGDWYANPSALPNLLREARARTGIAFPERAETVRLDDPGLRDFPYLYLTGHGNIALADADVLRLRAYLEDGGFLHADDNYGLDESFRREMGRVLPEADFVELPADHPVYHSFYDLEGLPKVHEHDGAPPQGLGLFHGGRLVVFYSFESDLGDGWEDADVHGDAAHVREAAFRMGVNLLVFVLAQPAR
- a CDS encoding choice-of-anchor B family protein, giving the protein MKNLEFRAAFALAILAVSTTATLDAQALRTGYGATVARFGDDIVVAESNNLIGPAVVYAYRQGDDGWAEVGRITPSDWQEEDRFGSALAAGGDLLVISAPGQDDGRGAVYTFRREGDGLAQAGRVAFAGAADGARMGSALALDDGSLLVAGRDGSVSAFTWADDGWVGAGSLSAEDVADGDRFGASMAVLGDVALVGAPGQAAGETQGVGAVYVFTREDGAWVESGKLTVRALSENAALGSTVALNGPDEALVAAPNRNGTGMVLIFARDAESGAWNPGGALAPFAPTGRDRFGGTIHAEGNRIMIGGSRANGFRGAVYVFERDADGAITKASMFGREDGLRGTGFAGSLSVAGDVAVVGAPSDDNGAGSALVFAREGDAWNEVAVLASEPESLEAVTGGEVACASGEAALWSCEQVDLVSFLPVSEIGGGRGIRLNDVWGWTDGETSREYALVGRIDGLSIVDITDAANPTYVGDLPMTPGSNSAAWRDMKVYEDHVYVVADGAGQHGMQVLDLRQIRDLEASDLPVTFEPDVLYENIASAHNIVINEGSGFAYIVGARGGGETCGGGLHIVDIRDASNPTFVGCFQDPSTGRAGTGYSHDAQCVMYAGPDEDHAGKEICFGSNETALSIADVSDKAAPLAISRAEYPNVGYTHQAWLTDDHRYLYMDDELDELQGKVENTRTLIWDVSDLDDPQLVKEYFGPTKSIDHNLYIKGDYAYESNYTSGLRILDISDPENPQEVGFFDTVPYGGDRAVFDGSWSTYPYFDSGTIVISGGRLGIFFLRKQEPVS
- the mce gene encoding methylmalonyl-CoA epimerase, which gives rise to MFPLDHVGVAVASLDEARATLLEIVGGPASPVEVIEAQGVRVQFLGDGPGRLELLEPTGPDTPVARHLERRGPGIHHLAYRVPDLPATLRRLGSAGVLLVDETPRLGAGGHLVAFLHPRSTVGVLIELIQDS
- the rsmI gene encoding 16S rRNA (cytidine(1402)-2'-O)-methyltransferase, whose amino-acid sequence is MGTLFVVATPIGNLEDLSARAARVLGEVALVLAEDTRRTRILLDHIGARTRLLSAHQHNETRRVDEVLKRLAAGEDLALVSDAGTPVVSDPGGRLVRAVAAAGHSVVPIPGPSAPVAALSASGLPADRFVFLGFPPRGGAERRALLARVAESADTAVLFEAPGRLLDLLEDLAGACGEGRAVAVARELTKIHEEVRRGTLAEVAAYYREEPPRGEVVVVVGGAAPTVEEETLSDRVAVVLADALLDHGVKPSAAAREVARRTGLPRNRAYEVVHARARERPEEG